A window of the Bacteroides thetaiotaomicron VPI-5482 genome harbors these coding sequences:
- a CDS encoding fimbrillin family protein, with protein sequence MKKISIANAITVLAASAFLIACNAYDQDLSPGGNTVIEAVCPAPALEEPATRTAVDPTAYTSGEIGINWLPADRIGVYSATTANACFTNQSDQETDKTSFAGNLQNGETPLYAYYPYTETAGTAPTAFKGTLPLTQHYSTATRELEGDWKVGTPQGSSASRFTFEHIFAFLKFDINAGGTDVAGERLLSVSLTVPDKQLGGGFTCDLSTRAVTFTPATDASTVTMEWTDTPELSASTFHGYMNVAPVTGIAGTEISIQIKTNLHIITFTETMKADAFKSNTYYTVPLTLSRFKDKWTMEENPDAKEENAAWVTGLQSRLACANTVFAIAGQPFMHKIRVPQSTSQQYHAVVPVKNGVKRVYNLPEGLTWNAGRCLVEGKAPAAGDYVYSVEFTVGGATYKEGIKLHVAVRAADLQSPTPMMGWQTWNVFKDKIGYDILASQLVGMKEKGLIDAGYRYFGVDDCWQVKSENDNGHQIPDASKFPTANGVNGMARMANLIHDYGLKAGIYTDCGTKTCEKYFASYGYEELHAQDYKGWGYDFVKEDWYYDLDMAPVGATPSTFVDGYAGLGSYWNTSEMAQELYTKMGKALNDRGLMLYVCEWGIHDPWKWGAETGATCWRMTYDHRDGWWGKIDSGLFGKKNDGDENANGVGVHNTIVLMRHLWPYVGINRYNDADMICVGIRGSGQSSSDCVYNQAGGLTSTEAETSFAMWCMWSSPILLGFDMTKDMSSADLAHDLALVKNEELIAINQDALGQGAEYIKSADGIDYYQKDLADGDVAIAAVNLSDNSATYTISMADYDALDLSESYSARDLIGQKDAGTLSASSSLTGSLAAHGTFVVRLKKQ encoded by the coding sequence ATGAAAAAGATATCAATTGCAAACGCAATAACCGTGCTGGCCGCATCGGCATTCCTGATAGCTTGTAATGCCTACGACCAAGATTTATCACCGGGAGGCAACACCGTAATCGAGGCTGTTTGCCCAGCTCCTGCACTTGAAGAGCCAGCGACACGTACGGCTGTCGATCCCACAGCGTATACATCCGGAGAGATTGGCATCAACTGGCTGCCAGCCGACCGGATCGGCGTGTACAGCGCCACGACTGCCAATGCCTGCTTCACCAACCAGAGTGATCAGGAGACCGACAAGACCTCCTTCGCAGGTAATCTCCAGAACGGTGAGACTCCCCTGTATGCCTACTATCCCTATACGGAGACGGCGGGCACCGCTCCCACGGCTTTCAAGGGCACGCTGCCGCTGACCCAGCACTATTCCACCGCCACCCGCGAACTGGAAGGCGACTGGAAGGTGGGCACCCCCCAAGGCAGCTCCGCCTCAAGATTCACTTTCGAGCACATCTTCGCCTTCTTGAAGTTCGACATCAACGCCGGTGGCACCGACGTGGCGGGTGAAAGGCTGCTGAGCGTGTCGCTCACCGTCCCCGACAAGCAGCTCGGCGGCGGCTTCACTTGTGACCTTTCCACCCGTGCCGTCACCTTCACGCCGGCCACCGATGCCTCCACCGTGACCATGGAATGGACGGATACGCCGGAACTGTCCGCCTCCACCTTCCACGGCTACATGAACGTGGCTCCCGTCACGGGCATTGCGGGGACGGAAATCAGCATTCAGATCAAGACCAACCTGCACATCATCACCTTCACCGAGACGATGAAAGCCGATGCGTTCAAGTCCAATACCTATTACACGGTACCTCTCACCCTGTCGCGCTTCAAAGACAAGTGGACGATGGAGGAGAATCCCGATGCCAAGGAGGAGAACGCCGCTTGGGTGACCGGCCTGCAGAGCCGTCTGGCATGCGCCAACACCGTTTTTGCCATTGCGGGGCAACCCTTCATGCACAAAATCCGCGTGCCGCAAAGCACCTCGCAGCAATATCATGCGGTTGTGCCCGTAAAGAATGGCGTCAAGCGTGTCTACAACCTGCCGGAGGGACTGACCTGGAACGCCGGCCGCTGCCTTGTGGAAGGTAAGGCTCCCGCCGCCGGCGACTATGTCTATTCGGTGGAATTCACCGTAGGGGGCGCTACCTATAAAGAAGGCATCAAGCTCCACGTGGCCGTCCGGGCCGCCGATCTCCAGTCACCCACCCCCATGATGGGTTGGCAGACCTGGAATGTCTTTAAAGACAAGATTGGCTACGACATCCTCGCGAGCCAGCTTGTAGGAATGAAGGAAAAAGGCCTCATTGACGCCGGTTACAGATACTTCGGCGTAGATGACTGCTGGCAGGTGAAAAGTGAGAACGACAACGGCCACCAGATTCCCGATGCAAGCAAGTTTCCCACGGCGAATGGCGTAAACGGCATGGCGCGCATGGCGAACCTGATTCACGACTACGGTCTGAAAGCCGGTATCTACACCGATTGCGGAACCAAGACCTGCGAGAAGTACTTCGCATCGTACGGCTACGAGGAACTCCATGCACAGGACTATAAGGGCTGGGGCTATGACTTCGTGAAAGAAGATTGGTATTATGACCTTGATATGGCTCCTGTCGGTGCGACTCCATCGACTTTCGTTGATGGATATGCCGGTCTGGGTAGCTATTGGAACACGTCCGAAATGGCGCAGGAACTCTACACCAAGATGGGCAAGGCGCTTAACGACCGCGGCCTGATGCTGTACGTGTGCGAATGGGGTATCCACGACCCATGGAAGTGGGGTGCCGAGACCGGTGCTACCTGCTGGCGCATGACCTATGACCACCGTGACGGCTGGTGGGGTAAAATCGACAGTGGTCTGTTTGGTAAAAAGAATGACGGCGATGAGAATGCTAACGGCGTGGGTGTGCACAACACCATCGTACTGATGCGCCACCTTTGGCCGTATGTCGGAATCAACCGTTACAATGATGCCGACATGATTTGCGTCGGTATCCGCGGTAGCGGCCAGTCGTCGAGCGACTGCGTTTACAATCAGGCGGGTGGACTCACTTCAACCGAAGCCGAGACCTCGTTTGCCATGTGGTGCATGTGGAGTTCTCCTATCCTTCTGGGCTTCGACATGACCAAGGATATGAGTTCGGCCGACTTGGCACACGACCTCGCGCTTGTCAAGAACGAGGAGCTTATCGCCATCAACCAAGATGCCTTAGGGCAGGGCGCCGAGTATATCAAGAGTGCTGACGGCATTGATTACTATCAGAAAGACCTCGCTGACGGCGATGTGGCGATTGCCGCTGTCAACCTCAGCGATAATTCTGCAACTTACACCATTTCTATGGCCGACTACGATGCTCTTGACCTAAGTGAATCTTATTCGGCAAGAGATCTTATCGGACAGAAAGACGCAGGAACCCTTTCTGCTTCGTCATCGTTGACCGGCTCGCTTGCGGCACACGGCACCTTTGTCGTAAGGCTGAAAAAGCAGTAA